The Candidatus Zixiibacteriota bacterium genome includes the window TTTATATGCCCTTTATCCCGATGGCTCAGTGAAATGGACTTTTCCGCTTGACGACGGTACGGAATGTTCACCCACAATTGATGATAAGGGAAATCTCTATATTGGTACGTTTGGCGGGACACTATACGTTTTGGGCACCGGTTTGCCTGATGTAGGCGTCACTTCGATAGATATGCCTGGTATGGTGCAGACAGAAGTCTCCTACGTTCCCTCCGCCAGCATTCATAATTTCAGGAGTGACGGTCAGACTTTTGATGTCACCTGTAAAATTGAAGCAAATGAAGTTGAGGTTTATTCGGATACAAGAACTTTTACCAATTTTAGCGGTATAACTAACGCGAATTTTAATCTATGGCTGGTCGGTCCCGACTTAGGCGTCGAATATACCGTTACAGTTACCTCAGTTCTGGCGTCGGATGAAAATATGGAAAATAATCAGCAAGTGTTCACGCTGTCATCTTCTGACGTGCAATTCGCGTGTGGCGATGCCAATGGTGATGGAACAACGAATGTTGGCGACGCCGTTTATCTGATTAATTATGTATTTAAAAGCGGCTCGGCGCCCAATCCGGTTGAAGCGGGAGACGCCAACTGCGATGGCTCTACTAATGTCGGCGACGCGGTATATATTATCAATTATGTCTTTAAGGGCGGGGCCGGTCCCTGTGAATCCTGTCCCTGATAAATCTATATTTATCGTCTTTTTCAAAACCCCGTGTTACGCGGGGTTTTATTTTTGGTTGAATTATTCAATACCATATTGTAGTAATGTGAAAGCTAAAGGACATAGCCATCGCTGTCGAAATTAATATTGATAACAGAATTCTTGCACATTCAACCGGACTAATCCCTTGTTTACCTTTTGGAGGTTTATCATGATATCCGGTAATATCAAATTTAGAATTCTCGAACCGATTATTTTAACTTTATTGGGAATCATAGTTCTGGCCGGTCCGGCAAATTCCCTGGAACTTGAGCAATATGAAAAGCTGACGGCATTGATGGATTCCGCATTGGTCAATGAAGTCAATATCTTCGCTCCCGAAGTATGGAAGAAGGCTCAGCAATCATACGAAAAGGCCAAAAAATCAGTCGATTTGAGGAAAAAGCAGAAAGAGGTTGACAAAAACACTTCCAAAGCGACCGAATACGTGGAGAACGCAATCAAAGCCGCTGAGGTCGGAAAGCTGACTTTGAAGGAATACCTGGAGCCTCGCAACAAGGCGATTGAAGCTCAGGCGCCGATTCATGTCCTGAGTCTTTATAGCAAAGCGGAACAACAATTTCTCAAGGCGACATTAAAGGCTGAAAAGGGCGATGTTAAGGGTGCTTTGAAGGAGGCTGAAAAATCGAATTCACTTTTTGATGTCGCGGAATTGGAAGCTATAAAGATTGAAATTATGGGGAAAGCCGATAAGCTTATAGCCAAAGCGATTGCGGATGATGCCGGCAAATACGCCCTTTCAACTCTGGACAAAGCCCAAACAGCAAGGCAAAAGACTGATGCCTTACTTTCCGGGGACAGGTATAATCGAAAAGAATCAGTTGAGGAGGCGAATCGCGCCGAATATGAAGCTCGCCACGCTTCGGATATCGCATTATCCGTTCGGTCATTGAATCGGAATGACCAGGCCTGGGAAAAACTGATGTTGCTTTATGAAATTCAAATGAATCGGGTGGGACAGTCATTGGGAATGGATTTTCTTCCCTTTGACGAAGGGCCTTCGGCCGCGGCGGAATTGATGATCAGAAAGATTACGGAGCTCGAAAATAGAAATTCGTCTCTTTCAGAAAACAGCGAAAACCTCACTTCCGGTATCAACGATCAATTAAGCTCGGCTCTAACGAAACTGGGAGTATCATCCGACCAATCCGATCCGGTACCCATGGCGCAAGCGGTCAATGAAGCGATTGATAATTTGCTCGAGGATAAAGCCGGTATCTCAGATGAACTGGTTTCGGCCCAGCAAAAATTGACGGAACTTGAATCAAGTCATGAGCAAGTCGAGGCGGCTTTGGCCGTTCGAGTTAAACAGGAAGAAAAATTCAAAAAAGCCAAAACCTTGCTAAATCCTTCGGAAGGCGAGGTTTTATTTAATTCCTCAAACGATGTTGTACTGCGTCTCGGGGGCTTGTCATTTGATATTGGCAAGAGTAAAATCAAAGATGAGCATATTCCCTTATTGGAAAAAGTAAAAGAGATAATTAAGATGTTTCCCGAGGCTGAGTTGGTGGTCGAAGGGCATACCGACGCTTCCGGCGATCCGTTGTCCAATATGCAGCTTTCCGAGAAACGCGCGTTTGCGGTTATGCAATATTTAAGGCAGAGTTTGTTAATCTCGGCGGATAAAATCATGTTTATGGGATATGGAAGTGATCGACCCATCGCGTCGAACCAGACCGAAGAAGGACGATCAAAGAATCGCCGCATCGACATTATTATCATGCGATGAAAATTCGCATCAGCTACAAATAATAAAAAAAAAGCCCCGTACAACCGGGGCTTTTTATAAAAATCACTTTCTAATCTGAAAATTACGGTTTGAACTGAAAACTCAACCACCATTCAGCGATACGAAAATCGTCTTCAATTTCGGGATTTATAAGCAGGCGAATATTGAATTGATCCGAGACTGATATGTCAAAATTAGTTATTATCGCTGTTTCATCTTCGGTAATGTTTTCTTCGGGCAGGGTATATCTTTCTCCGAAATACGATTCCGAATCAATTGCTCCATTATCGTTTTCTTCGCGGAGGGTAAAGTAGGCCGTCGTAATATCCGAGGTTTTCCAGCCTTCCAGAATGCGATTAACTCCAAAAGTAATATGTAAAAAATCCGCGGTCTTAATTTTCAGCATGACCGGAATTTGTAACGTCCAATAGGTTGACTCATATTCCCACACCAGGAATTTATCCTCAAACATACCGCGCTGGTATGAATATGATGGATTACCGTTTACTTCATATTGAGATTCGGACCATCGTTCTGCTATAACCGGTTCATTACTATGCTGAACGGTTTTGTTACGGGCGAAATACGAACCGGCATAAACAGTATGATTATTCTTGAGTCTCCATTGATTGCTTATCATGGCCTGATGAGAATATTCCTTGCGGGAACCGTATCCGGCCCTGTCATCGTGTGTCCAGGAAAATCCTTCATGATTATAAGTCATCATATCATATGAATATTGCGAAGCATAATATGATGTGTCACGCACTGTCAAAGAATTTGTTATATCTATATTGGAACGGCCATAACGATAATAGGCTGAGATTTTCTTATCCGTATCTATTTTTCGTTCCAGAGATATTCGACCGTACCAGGTGTCTCCGTCTCGGTTCCAGGCTTTATCGGTTCGCGACGAGCTGATGTTGTATCCCCAACGAGTCGACACATCGGGGTTATTCCATGAATACTCCGATGAATCCAGGGTCAGATAACTCTGGTCGGCGGAGCCGGACAAATACCCTATCTTGGCGCCGCCTGTTAATTCTTTGGAAAATTGATATATGATCCCGCCGCTGATATCAATGTGATCATAATCCTGATTGCGTGATTCTTCTTCGTATCGATGCCATTCATAATCGTAAGATACGCCGTATTCATCATTGCGGGAATTGATATATCCGCCATCGCGGCTGTGAATTGTTCGATTCAGAGATAGGCCAAATGTCAACTTTTCGGATGGCGCGAAACCGGTAAATAGAGAAAACAAATGCGCCTGAGTCAGCAGTTCATCTTTTCCGAAATAGCGATCCTCAACCGGGATTATAGGAGCATCTACAAGAGTATTCTCACCGAAGGCGTCATATCCAAAACGATAAATATAATTCCAGGTTGGGACAGTGTAATATTTTTCCTGCTTATATATCATCTGATATGTTCCCCCCAGGAATGGACCGTTTCTTTTACGGCCCATCGGATACGATAGAATTCCAAAAGACAGGGTCGGTTGCGGCTCGTCCCGAGTTATGTTATACCATCTTCGGTCGGGATAATAATACATGTCGTAGACAGGCATGGCATAGTAATTACCAATGACTTCTTCTTCAGTACGATCGCCTCGAAAATCGAGGTATATCAAATAATCTTTACCGTCTATTTCCGGTAGATTCGCGGGATTGAGATGTAATCTGAGAAATGAGTCGTCTATTAGCCCTACGGCGGCATCACCGAAACGGTGCAGACCGTATGGATTGAGAAAATAACTTTTGAAATAGAGGCTGGATTGCTCAAAACTTTTTTCAGTAACTCGTTCACCCCAATACTGCCCGTAGCCCAGACAGGGCAGCAAACAAAATAGAAGCAGGAATTTTTTCATAGTCATAAACCCCCTTCACGATAATCTATAAAATTGTTACTTCGCTGAATCCTTCACACCACAACTCAGTAACAGCATTCAATTTCTATGCCGGGATAAGTTGGATTTTTGTTATGCATAATTTAGTGCGAGATAACAGGTTGAAAAGTAGGTCGATTTGGATTTTGATATTCAGTGTACCTGAGGAGGCTAAACGTACCACAGGGGACGTTTCTAATACCAAGTGGCAGAACTAAGTACTAATAACTTGATATGCCCAAATCGAAATTATTACACCGCGACATACCGATTCTTTGAGCGATGGCATCTTACAATCTTCATATTTTTGTTTTACATTTATTCATAATCATGATTTAAAAGGTTTGAACGATTTATCGTATTTTCTCGTCACCTATGTGAGAAGCAGGTTCATCATAATGCCGGACATTTGATGCTATGTAACTTTTGCAGGCAAAGGGAAAATCGTTTATGAATAGCAAAAAGCCGTATAATTATGTCAAGGGATTAAGTAAAAGCGACAATCTTGGCAGCGTCCTCTCTGTCGATTTCAATCCTAAAAAGATATGCTCTTTTGATTGCATTTATTGCGGTGTCGGCCGCACGACCGATAAAACGCTGCTTAGACAGGAATTTTATCCCGTCGAAGAAGTATATGGTGAAATACGGGATTGGATTGATGAAAACAGCCAGCCCGAATTCGCTTTGCTGACCGGCAGTGGCGAACCGATGTTATATCTTGGATTAGGGCGTCTCGCCAGACTCATAAAATCGAATATACCGGGACTAAAGCTAATAGTGTATTCAAATGGCTCTCTTCTCAAAAGGAGCGAGGTTAGGCAGGAAATTTCAGTAATTGATCAGGTGATCATAAATTTAAATTCAGCTGATGAGGATATCCTTTTGAAAATTTGCAGACCTCATCGGGATTTCCGATTTGACGAGTTAATTGACAGCATAAAGCAATTCAGAAAGGAATTTCGTGGCATATTATGGATAGATGTTGTCTTAATAAAAGGAATAAATACTTCTGCATATGTGCTCGAGAAATTGCTTAATACAATTGAAGACATTTCCCCTGATCGGTGTACAATTGGACAGCCAAAATCTAAATCAAAAGACGGAACTAATCGGGAGAAAGTAGAAATTTCAGAAGAGCTCAGAAAGAAGTGGAGTAATTTACCATTTCGAATTGATTACAATATTTAACGTTTATTCAGATAATGGTTTCGGTCATTATTTTATCCAAAGACTCTTTCTTTCCCAATTACCCGTCTTAATACCATGATTTGTCCACCGTGGTGAAAATCATGCATGCACAAAAATAGGGCTCCATGTATGCGACTGTTCTTCCATTCGGTAAAGATTTGAATTTCCTCTTCAAGTTTTTCATCCTCAATTTTATCAAGGACGCTGAAGATTTTATCATACAGGTAATCCATTTTGAGCTTTATCTCTTCCAATGACGGATAGACCGACGAATCAGATGCAAGAACGGCTCCTCTTGAGAAAAGTTCGGTCCAATTTTTGGGGAAATCCGTTTCATCAGTCAAGCAGTTCAATATTTGAGATAGTCCCCTGGCCATATGTCCGACTTCCCAGCGTATATGATTGGGGTAGCCGTCCAAACGAAACAAAGAATCCTCTTCGGTAATGTTCTTTAAAAGTGCGTCAATGCCGCCTTTGCACCTTTCCAGTATAAATTTTAAGTGTTCTCTCTTTTGCATTCAATTTTCGCCTTTCAAATAAATCCAAATTGTTTACCGTGTATTTAGTGTGTTAGGATAATAAACGGAAACGGCTATTTCAATACATCAAAGTATTAATTTTTAGAGGTTCTATTTTGTTCGTCGATACAATAAATATCCCAGTGCGGCAAAAAGAGCCAGAGAGACGATTTCGCCCATTGGTTCCGGCCAGACTAAGCCGATTCCGGTCGGCTTTTCAAAATAGAACGCATAGAGGGCCAACCCAACGCCGAGAAGTCCTTCGCCTCCGATAAGTCCCGATCCGAAAAGAATACCTTTTTCTCTCCGGTTTTTCAATTCCGTTTCGTCGTTTTTAAAACGCGTTTCAACATATTGCCTGATACATCCGCCGAGGAAAATTGGAGTCATAGTCGAAACGGGAAGATATAGCCCGACCGCGAACGGCAGCGACGGCAGGGAGCATAGTTCCACTACCGCTCCGAGGAAAAATCCCGCCATAAAAAGCCCCCAGGGAATACCTGACTGCATTAATCCTTCGACAATTGTTTTTATCAATGTCGCTTGGGGAGCGGGTAAATCGGGAGAGCCAAATTGATAAATATTATGCAGAATCACAACCGAAGCGCATACCGCCAAAGCGCTGGTGGTAGCTCCGATTAACTCTCCGATTTGTTGTTTATATGGAGTCGCTCCTACAAGAAATCCGGTTTTTAGATCCTGCGATGTGTCACCGGCAATTGATGCCGCGACACATACGACCGTTCCAATTGTCAGGACGGTGGCCATCCCGAGAGCATCAGTCCAGCCAATGGCGACAAAGACAAGGCTAATGCCGATTAGGGTTACGATTGTCATCCCCGAAGTCGGGTTGGATGTGACTCCCACCAATCCCACAATACGCGAACTGACCGTTACGAAGAAAAAGGCAAAGATGGCAATAGCGGGGGCTGCTATCAATCTCATCGTCAATGATGGCGAACCGCTCAATATGCCAGGAATGATTGCCAGTACTCCTGTGATTACAACAATTCCGATAATCACATATAAAAGAGGAATATCAATATCGGTGCGACTCCTGGTTTCGTTTTCATTTGTTTCCGTTGAAGTGTTATTTCTAAATCGAGTACCAATTTCCCGAAATCCGATTTTGAAAGATTTAATCATTGTTGGGATGGACCGGATAATCGTTGTAATTCCGCCAAAGGCGACGGCTCCGGCTCCAACATATCGGATATATCTATTCCAAATTTCATCAGGAGACATGTCGCTCAAAATTTTAGTAGTTTCAGGAAATAACGGGAGCGATAAGTTTTCGCCAAAATATGCTATCAGCGGTATCAAGACCATCCATGATACCAGGCTGCCGGCAACCATGATAGCGGAGATGCGATATCCTAGGATATATCCAACTCCCAGGAGTACGGGATAAGTCTTGATTCCTATTTGAGCTTTATTAATGAACGGCAGTTGTACAGAAACGCTTTTGGGCCAGAGATGAAGGATGGCGTAGCAGCATTTGTAAAAGAAGCCGATTATTAAACCAAGGAAGATATTTCCGGCTCCGGCTCCTCCCTTGTCGCTGGCCATAAGAACCTTGGCGCAGGCGGTTCCTTCCGGATACGGCAATTTGCCGTGCTCATCTTTGATAAGTAATCGTCGCAATGGGATCATAAAGAGAATACCAAGAAGACCACCGAGAACGGCCAAGCCCGCCATTTGAAAAATTGAAGGATTCATTCCCCATAGGAATAAAGCCGGTAAAGTAAAGATGACACCAGAAGCGAGCGATGAGCTGGCGGAACCGATGGTTTGAGAAGTGTTTCCCTCAAGAATAGTTGTACTTCCGAGTAGTCTTTTAGTCAATCGAAACACGCCAACGGTCATGACCGCAACCGGTATCGAAGTCGAAACCGTAATGCCGACGAGTAATCCCAAATAGGCATTGGCGGCGCCGAACAGAATCCCGAAAATTATACCGGCAATTACCGATTTAACCGTGAATTCGGCGATTGATTCTTCTTTTCCAATATATGGCTGGAAATTATTTGAGCCGGGTTTGTCAGAATTCTTGATGGTTGTCACTCCCTTTTCGTGATGTGCGATAGAATTTAGAGTAACTTTAATCGCTCAAAATACGTCATTTTTTCATTTCAGTCAATCGCGGATTGGATTAAAAAGTCGACTTTTGAGTAACTCTCCGCAGAGATACAGATTCCGCATTGATTATTTAAATATAAAAAAAATCGTTGACATAATTGTGTTAAGAGGTTATTATGTCAGTGTACAACTGTTCACGCCGTGTTATATACATATTAGAGATTGTAAAGCAAACTGGATCATTTTGTGGTTTGTGGGAATTGCGATGGGGCGTGAATATATTTTGTATCATCTCTGTATTTTTTCTCGCCCGGTATATAGACTTATTGTGCATTAGATTTATGCGGCTATTAAGGGAGGTTTATGTAAATCGTAAGATAAGGAAATGCTTGAAACCACCATCATTAGTAGTAAAGGAGGAATTATGTTTGGGAGCAACAGCTTGCGCAAGCCGTTTCTTATCGCTTTTCTCGTAATATTTATGGCATCGGTTGTTTGTTTACGGACTGCCTTTGCCGCGACAACGGTAACTATTGGGAAATTTGAAAACGTCACCACCGACTCGGTTGTATCCGTCCCGGTTGTTAAGACTTCCGGAGACGATTTACTATTCGGTTTCGATTTCCTAATGCTTTACGATACGACGGCTTTATTTTTAATTGATGTAACGCCGGGTGAATTATTTTATATCCCCGGGTCTTTTGAATGGGAGTACTTTAATTCCCGTTCCGGAAGCGAGGGTGAATCGACCGGCTTGGTTAGAGCGGTCGGGGTTGCCGATATTAATGACGGCGATCATCATTCCCTGGAAAATCTGATCCCGGACGGCACGGTTTTATTTACTCTCAATTTTGTTTTTGGAGCCGATCCCGAATCGAACTGCTCATGGAATCCGATTAAATTTTACTGGAAAGAATGCGGGGATAATGCTCTGGCGATTAATGACATGGCGGGGGCATTGGGAGTATCACGCTTCGTTTATGATTGGGACGGGAACGAATATTCTGAAATTAGTGATTATGGATACGGGATTCCGGGCATTTATGGCGTTTCTGATAATTGCCTGACGAATGAGTCAATCGTTCGCATGTTAGATTTATATAATGGCGGGGTAGAAGTTTCCTGCGATACCATGGTAAATTTAAGAGGCGATATCAACTGCAATGGCTTGGAATATGAAATAGCTGATTTTGTGGTTCTTTCGAATTATTTTCTATTCGGTTCGATGGCGTTTGGGGACATGGGTGAATGCAGTCAATATCATTCAGACGTTAATGCCGATGGTACCTATTTACAGCTCGAAGATTTAATTTATCTCTATCGCATCATAATCGGTGATGCGATTCCGTTGGTCGATGAATTTGACCATGAAACGATAACTGTGGCGGCGTTTCAGGATATTGACGCAAAAATAATATCAATGGATTATACCGGTGAACTGGCTGCGGTTCATCTTGTGTTTGAAGGCGAAATCGTTCCAAGCGTGAGTATAAATGTTCCCGGCATAATATGGGCTTACGGATATTCGGAAAATCATACTCGAATCTTAATCCTGCCGGAAGTTACTTCCCATAAGCCACATTTTGTAATTGACGGGCCCTTCCTCTCCTATACCGGCAACGGTCAGTTAATTAGTGTATCAGCGGCTGACTATAACGATCATATATTTAATATTCAGATTGATAGTAGCGGTAATGATTTAACCTTACCGTATATGATCAAAATCGGTATGATTAACGTCGCGGCGGGTGGCGAAGCCTTTTCATTGCCGGTTTCGAAAACAGCCGGTTCGGAAGGTATCGGCGGATTCGATTTTCTAATTGGTTATGACGCGAATATTTTGAATATCACCCATGTCACTCCTGCAATTCCATTTGATATCCCCGGTGAATATGAATGGGAATATTTCACATATCGATTTGAGACTTGCGATTTGCCCGATACCATTTGTACGGCGAGTTTATTACGGGTTATTGGCATGGCTGAAACTAATAATGGCTCGCACCATGCCTTGAGGACAGAAATTCCGGATGAAACGGTGATTTTCTCGCTTGAAGGTGAGATAACCGCCGATCCGACATACAACGGACTTATTATTCCGGTTTCATTTATCTGGATGGAATGCGGCGATAATGCCATCGCTTACGGTCCGGTCGGCGAAAAATTGGCGTTATCGCGCCATGTTTATAATATTCACGGTCAGGATATTTCCAATCCCGAAACGGGCTTTCCCAGTTATGACGGGGCTTCGGATGTCTGCTTTGAGTTGGGAGAAAACTCTCCGGAGAGATTTATTGATTTCCAAAATGGGGGTGTTAAGATCGGGGCAGGCGACAATCTGCGTTTGGTTGTTTCAATCGATAGCGTCTTCGCCCGGCCCGGGGAAAAAGAAATACATCTTGATGTATATATGACAAATTTCCGCGATACAATTCCGGGATTCAATATGTTGATTCAATTGGATAATCCCGACCTGGTAAAATTTGGCAAGTCACCCGACGATACAACGGCAATTGATATTACCGGGAGCCTTATTGATAACTGGGAATTTGTCAGCTATCATACTTCGGATCATGCAGGTTATAATATCCAGATAGTGGCTCTTGCCAATGCGACACCACCATTTGCAAACAGCATTTTTCCTCAGGAAAATGGATTATTGTTGAGATTGATTTTACACACTTCTGCCGAGATTCCCGACTTGATTGAGAATACTACCGTAGGTGTCTTAATCAATGCTTTTCCTCAATGGACCGGATTTTCAGATCTTGACGGAAATCTGATTGGATTTGTTGACGACGGATATGATCCGCAACTCATTGCATTCTACAACGGTGCGATTACATTTGGAGGAGAAGTCGCGGGCGATGCCAACGGTGACGGTAATCTCGATGTTGGCGATCCGGTGTTTATTGTCAATTATGTTTTTCGGAACGGCCCGGAACCGGCGTCAATAATTTCGGCCGACGCCAATTGCGATTCAGACTGCGATGTCGGTGATGCGGTTTATTTGATCAGGCATGTTTTTAAGTCAGGTCCGGGACCCTGTGGCAGAAAATAAATAATTGTGTATATTTGAATGCTCAAGAGGCCTCGTTTTCGAGGCCTCTGACTGTTGACAAAGTTAGTCGACACCCTTTTTTAGTTGATCGATGTTGTTTTTCCTTCATTATTAGAAACAGTCAATATTATAATTCAGATAAATTAAGGAGTGTACTGTTTCAACGGCAGGAATCGTCTCAGAGCCGGCTCGTATGAGTATGTTTCCGATCCCAGGCTATGCTGTAAATGTCATATGTTGTCGGAATGCACCGAGTCACGGAATCATGTTCGAGTTATCACCGGTCATGTCTGGCAGAGATATCGGGAACAGATACGGAAAACACCATTGGGTAAATATCTTCGTCAGAAGCGTCGGGAGACAGTAGAACGTTGTTTTGCCGATGCCAAAGAGTTGCATGGTCTGCGGTATGCTCGGTATCGCGAGTTGAAGAATGTCACCGAGCAATGTTTGATGACGGCGATTGCGATGAACATCGAGAAGATGGCTCGCCATCTTTCTTATTGTATCATTTATTGGTTGAAAAAGCGCTTCCTGTTGGCAAATAATCATCGAAAATATCGATTCTCGACAATTTAAGAAAAAACTCTCCGAGACAGATCAAAATCCACACAATTAAAAAAAGCAGTTCAAAAAAAACCCCCGGAAGTGCATCCGGGGGTTTAATTGGTGTGATTTGCGATTCAATTATTTCAACAGAATCATCTTGCGCGTTTCGGTATAATCACCGGAGGTGATGCGATAGAAATATATGCCCGTTGACATCGGTTTGCCGTCCTCGTTCGTGCCATCCCATGAGATACTGTGAGTTCCGGCCGATTTGACTTCATCCACCAGTGTCTTAACCGGCTGGCCCAGGATATTAAAAATTGAGATCGTAACATGACTGCGAGTTTCAACGGTGTAGTCAAAAACCGTGCTCGGATTGAACGGATTGGGATAGTTTTGTTTCAGCGAATACATTACCGGTCCGGGAGAAATGTCATCATTGACATCAACCGAAAGATTTGGGCTCGTGCGTCCGCGAATCGCAATATCACACCCTTCATTTATTCCCATCTCATACCAGCTTCCGGCCAGACCGCTGGAGCTGATATAAGTTTTCGAACTTTCGTTGGGGCTCATATGGTCGCCCACAATCGGAAAGCCATAAGAGACGTTTGTTAATTTCACAACAATATAAATATCATCACCTGATGTCAGCGCCGGAGGCGAATCGAGCAGCACCGAATGATACCCGGGCTCGTTATAAGAATTATCAAGCTGAGAAGCG containing:
- a CDS encoding OmpA family protein; its protein translation is MISGNIKFRILEPIILTLLGIIVLAGPANSLELEQYEKLTALMDSALVNEVNIFAPEVWKKAQQSYEKAKKSVDLRKKQKEVDKNTSKATEYVENAIKAAEVGKLTLKEYLEPRNKAIEAQAPIHVLSLYSKAEQQFLKATLKAEKGDVKGALKEAEKSNSLFDVAELEAIKIEIMGKADKLIAKAIADDAGKYALSTLDKAQTARQKTDALLSGDRYNRKESVEEANRAEYEARHASDIALSVRSLNRNDQAWEKLMLLYEIQMNRVGQSLGMDFLPFDEGPSAAAELMIRKITELENRNSSLSENSENLTSGINDQLSSALTKLGVSSDQSDPVPMAQAVNEAIDNLLEDKAGISDELVSAQQKLTELESSHEQVEAALAVRVKQEEKFKKAKTLLNPSEGEVLFNSSNDVVLRLGGLSFDIGKSKIKDEHIPLLEKVKEIIKMFPEAELVVEGHTDASGDPLSNMQLSEKRAFAVMQYLRQSLLISADKIMFMGYGSDRPIASNQTEEGRSKNRRIDIIIMR
- a CDS encoding radical SAM protein, yielding MNSKKPYNYVKGLSKSDNLGSVLSVDFNPKKICSFDCIYCGVGRTTDKTLLRQEFYPVEEVYGEIRDWIDENSQPEFALLTGSGEPMLYLGLGRLARLIKSNIPGLKLIVYSNGSLLKRSEVRQEISVIDQVIINLNSADEDILLKICRPHRDFRFDELIDSIKQFRKEFRGILWIDVVLIKGINTSAYVLEKLLNTIEDISPDRCTIGQPKSKSKDGTNREKVEISEELRKKWSNLPFRIDYNI
- a CDS encoding DinB family protein; the encoded protein is MQKREHLKFILERCKGGIDALLKNITEEDSLFRLDGYPNHIRWEVGHMARGLSQILNCLTDETDFPKNWTELFSRGAVLASDSSVYPSLEEIKLKMDYLYDKIFSVLDKIEDEKLEEEIQIFTEWKNSRIHGALFLCMHDFHHGGQIMVLRRVIGKERVFG
- a CDS encoding oligopeptide transporter, OPT family; protein product: MTTIKNSDKPGSNNFQPYIGKEESIAEFTVKSVIAGIIFGILFGAANAYLGLLVGITVSTSIPVAVMTVGVFRLTKRLLGSTTILEGNTSQTIGSASSSLASGVIFTLPALFLWGMNPSIFQMAGLAVLGGLLGILFMIPLRRLLIKDEHGKLPYPEGTACAKVLMASDKGGAGAGNIFLGLIIGFFYKCCYAILHLWPKSVSVQLPFINKAQIGIKTYPVLLGVGYILGYRISAIMVAGSLVSWMVLIPLIAYFGENLSLPLFPETTKILSDMSPDEIWNRYIRYVGAGAVAFGGITTIIRSIPTMIKSFKIGFREIGTRFRNNTSTETNENETRSRTDIDIPLLYVIIGIVVITGVLAIIPGILSGSPSLTMRLIAAPAIAIFAFFFVTVSSRIVGLVGVTSNPTSGMTIVTLIGISLVFVAIGWTDALGMATVLTIGTVVCVAASIAGDTSQDLKTGFLVGATPYKQQIGELIGATTSALAVCASVVILHNIYQFGSPDLPAPQATLIKTIVEGLMQSGIPWGLFMAGFFLGAVVELCSLPSLPFAVGLYLPVSTMTPIFLGGCIRQYVETRFKNDETELKNRREKGILFGSGLIGGEGLLGVGLALYAFYFEKPTGIGLVWPEPMGEIVSLALFAALGYLLYRRTK
- a CDS encoding transposase yields the protein MYCFNGRNRLRAGSYEYVSDPRLCCKCHMLSECTESRNHVRVITGHVWQRYREQIRKTPLGKYLRQKRRETVERCFADAKELHGLRYARYRELKNVTEQCLMTAIAMNIEKMARHLSYCIIYWLKKRFLLANNHRKYRFSTI